The following are encoded in a window of Bradyrhizobium sp. WBOS07 genomic DNA:
- a CDS encoding enoyl-CoA hydratase/isomerase family protein codes for MSTFTDIGVEKVGHVGTIEIRRPPLNFFDISLINQIADALDEFDRDIEIRSSVLSAQGKAFCAGANFGDPARQAQEAREAEKKGDPADSLGPINHLYIQAVRIFRAKKPIVAAVQGAAIGGGLGLAVSADFRVTCPEARFSANFTKLGFHPGFGLTVTLPELIGKNNAELMFYTSRRVTGEEAYKWGLANELVPQDQVKAAAMKLAGEIAECSPLGLLSTRATMRNGLADRVMAATNHELAEQTRLRATEDFKEGVKATEERRAANFRGR; via the coding sequence ATGAGCACGTTTACAGACATCGGCGTCGAGAAGGTCGGGCATGTCGGCACCATCGAGATCCGCCGCCCGCCGCTCAACTTCTTCGACATTTCTCTGATCAACCAGATCGCGGACGCGCTCGACGAATTCGACCGCGACATCGAGATCCGCAGTTCCGTTCTCTCGGCGCAGGGCAAGGCGTTCTGCGCCGGCGCCAATTTCGGCGATCCGGCGCGGCAGGCGCAGGAGGCGCGCGAGGCCGAGAAGAAGGGCGATCCGGCCGACAGTCTCGGCCCGATCAACCATCTTTACATCCAGGCCGTGCGCATCTTCCGCGCCAAGAAGCCGATCGTCGCCGCCGTGCAGGGCGCCGCTATCGGCGGCGGCCTCGGCCTCGCGGTCTCCGCCGATTTCCGCGTCACCTGCCCCGAGGCGCGCTTCTCTGCGAATTTCACCAAGCTCGGCTTTCATCCCGGCTTCGGTCTGACCGTGACGCTGCCCGAGCTGATCGGCAAGAACAACGCCGAGCTGATGTTCTACACCAGCCGCCGCGTCACCGGCGAAGAGGCCTACAAATGGGGCCTCGCCAACGAGCTGGTGCCGCAGGACCAGGTCAAGGCAGCCGCGATGAAGCTCGCCGGCGAGATCGCCGAATGCTCCCCGCTCGGCCTGCTCTCCACCCGGGCCACGATGCGCAACGGGCTCGCCGACCGCGTCATGGCGGCGACCAACCACGAGCTCGCCGAACAGACCCGCCTGCGCGCGACGGAAGACTTCAAGGAAGGCGTGAAAGCCACGGAAGAGCGACGCGCGGCGAATTTTAGGGGAAGGTGA
- a CDS encoding 2-dehydropantoate 2-reductase, giving the protein MVADRPIVVAGAGAIGCFVGGMLAAGGRRVALLVRPRVKTEIERFGLLLTDFDGSEKKLNAGQLALSENPAIFHNAGIVLVTVKSADTAAVADQIAQHAPEDAVIVSLQNGIGNVAVLRERLGGRRVLAGMVPFNVIAMGEGRFHRSTSGDIHIGEDAANTAAALTVPGLAVRASADITGVQWGKLIINLNNALSALSDMPLAAQLANRDWRRLFADQMAEGLAALKAAGIAPVSSTPIPMSWSPTLLRLPDAIFSAILGRTMKIDPEARSSMWQDLKQGRKTEIDYLQGAVIALAEQNHVEVPLMRRIVALIREAEAAGNGPPRLTPQQIRGGT; this is encoded by the coding sequence GTGGTTGCGGATCGACCGATCGTGGTGGCTGGCGCCGGCGCCATCGGCTGTTTCGTCGGCGGCATGCTGGCGGCCGGCGGCCGCCGTGTCGCTCTCTTGGTGCGGCCGCGGGTGAAAACCGAGATCGAGCGGTTCGGCCTGCTTCTGACCGATTTCGACGGCTCCGAGAAAAAGCTCAATGCAGGCCAGCTCGCGCTGTCGGAGAATCCTGCGATCTTCCACAATGCCGGCATCGTGCTGGTCACGGTGAAGAGCGCCGATACGGCCGCCGTCGCGGATCAGATCGCGCAGCATGCGCCCGAGGATGCCGTCATCGTCTCGCTCCAGAACGGTATCGGCAATGTCGCGGTGCTGCGCGAGCGTCTCGGCGGCCGCCGCGTGCTCGCCGGGATGGTGCCCTTCAACGTGATCGCGATGGGCGAGGGCCGTTTCCACCGCTCGACCTCAGGCGACATCCATATCGGCGAGGACGCCGCGAACACGGCCGCTGCGCTCACGGTGCCTGGCCTCGCCGTGCGCGCAAGCGCTGACATCACCGGCGTGCAATGGGGCAAGCTGATCATCAATCTGAACAACGCGCTCAGCGCGCTCTCCGACATGCCGCTCGCCGCGCAATTGGCCAACCGCGACTGGCGCAGGCTGTTCGCCGACCAGATGGCGGAAGGACTTGCCGCGCTGAAGGCCGCCGGCATCGCGCCGGTGTCTTCGACGCCGATCCCGATGAGCTGGTCTCCGACCTTGCTGCGGCTGCCGGATGCGATCTTCAGCGCGATCCTGGGGCGGACCATGAAGATAGATCCCGAGGCGCGCTCCTCGATGTGGCAGGACCTGAAACAGGGCCGCAAGACCGAGATCGACTATCTCCAGGGCGCCGTGATCGCGCTCGCCGAGCAAAACCATGTCGAGGTGCCGCTGATGCGCCGTATTGTTGCGCTGATCAGGGAGGCCGAGGCGGCCGGCAACGGACCGCCGCGCCTGACGCCGCAGCAGATCCGCGGCGGGACTTGA
- a CDS encoding AMP-binding protein — MLLPLSDVPRWYAERKPHGTIAVRHGQDTLTWDELERGANRRARAFAAKGVKPGDFVAIGLPNGNAFFETSFAVWKCGATPTSLSWRLPRGEAAAVLDILKPALVVGGEADWNAPNRLPGDFVPEGFSDEPLNPPVARYWKAMTSGGSTGRPKVILDHHPAVTDTVAPPPLNIPFGVSLLNPGPLYHNAPFIVSHYALFTGGKLTGLARFDAEETLRQIERERVQWVNFVPTMMHRIWALPEHVRNAYDLSSLQTVFHMAAPMPPWLKENWIGWLGPERIWELYGGTERQGACIISGAEWLTHKGSVGKIGDMAKLRIIGEDGNDVAPGETGEIYFLNNDGKDATYHYLGAEPKRRADGWESLGDIGRLDADGYLYLGDRLADMVLRGGANIYPAEVEAAVSEAPGVRSCVVVGLPDPELGQRVHAIIEPEGDANGQAIADGMADFLKDRLSRYKHPESFEFVSVPPRDDSGKVRRTLLRDERAAWMKEGRAFRIWPMKTRAPAE; from the coding sequence ATGCTGCTGCCCCTGTCCGACGTGCCGCGCTGGTACGCTGAACGCAAGCCACATGGCACGATCGCCGTCCGTCATGGGCAGGACACGCTGACATGGGACGAACTCGAGCGCGGCGCCAACCGGCGCGCGCGGGCGTTCGCGGCCAAGGGCGTCAAGCCCGGCGATTTCGTTGCGATCGGCTTGCCGAACGGCAATGCGTTCTTCGAGACCTCGTTCGCGGTGTGGAAGTGCGGGGCAACGCCGACCTCGCTATCGTGGCGGCTGCCGCGCGGCGAAGCGGCCGCGGTGCTCGACATCCTCAAGCCAGCGCTGGTGGTCGGCGGCGAAGCCGACTGGAACGCGCCGAACCGTTTGCCGGGGGATTTCGTGCCGGAGGGATTTTCGGACGAGCCGCTCAATCCCCCGGTGGCGCGCTACTGGAAGGCGATGACCTCGGGCGGCTCGACCGGGCGGCCAAAAGTGATCCTCGATCATCATCCGGCGGTGACCGACACGGTCGCGCCGCCGCCGCTCAACATCCCCTTCGGAGTCTCGCTGCTCAATCCCGGCCCGCTCTATCACAACGCGCCGTTCATCGTGTCGCACTACGCGCTGTTCACCGGCGGCAAGCTCACCGGTCTTGCCAGGTTCGACGCCGAGGAGACGCTGCGGCAGATCGAGCGCGAGCGCGTGCAATGGGTCAATTTCGTGCCGACCATGATGCATCGGATCTGGGCGCTGCCAGAACACGTGCGCAACGCTTACGACCTGTCGAGCCTGCAGACCGTCTTCCACATGGCCGCGCCGATGCCGCCGTGGCTGAAGGAGAACTGGATCGGCTGGCTCGGACCCGAGCGGATCTGGGAGCTCTATGGCGGCACCGAGCGGCAGGGCGCCTGCATCATCTCCGGCGCGGAATGGCTGACGCACAAGGGCTCGGTCGGCAAGATCGGCGACATGGCGAAGCTGCGCATCATCGGCGAGGACGGCAACGACGTCGCGCCAGGCGAGACCGGGGAGATCTATTTCCTCAACAATGACGGTAAGGATGCGACCTATCACTATCTCGGCGCCGAGCCGAAGCGTCGTGCCGACGGCTGGGAATCGCTCGGCGACATCGGCCGGCTGGATGCGGACGGCTATCTCTATCTCGGTGATCGCCTCGCCGACATGGTGCTGCGCGGCGGTGCCAACATCTATCCGGCCGAGGTCGAGGCCGCCGTCTCCGAGGCTCCCGGCGTGCGCTCCTGCGTCGTGGTCGGACTGCCCGATCCGGAATTGGGCCAGCGCGTGCATGCCATCATCGAGCCGGAGGGCGATGCGAATGGCCAGGCCATCGCCGACGGCATGGCGGACTTTCTCAAGGACCGGCTCAGCCGCTACAAGCATCCCGAGAGCTTCGAGTTTGTCAGCGTCCCGCCGCGCGATGATTCGGGCAAGGTTCGCAGAACATTGTTGCGCGACGAGCGCGCGGCGTGGATGAAGGAAGGGCGTGCTTTCCGGATTTGGCCGATGAAGACGCGGGCGCCCGCCGAATAA
- a CDS encoding tripartite tricarboxylate transporter substrate-binding protein, with amino-acid sequence MTITRRTLLAAPAILAMTPAMAQGSKITLVVPFPPGGSTDAMARLLQSSLQTKLNRIVVVENKSGAAGALGAAQVAKSPADGSTFLVTFDSHAVIPSILDKPPLDVERELMPVLLIGTAPYVIAAGADRPYKSFADVVAACKATPGAVKYASVGIGTLGHLAMTVLGSKAGVEITHVPYRGGGPAMNDVLGGHVDLIAGSAALVAAQLGTNMLRPILQLGRERLAALPDTQTAIEAGFPDFETLAWWGIFAPAGTPPDVVAAFATASKETLSQPATATQLKETQHMTLLLQDGAAFKTFFDKQVATWGKVVKDNNIRA; translated from the coding sequence ATGACGATCACACGACGCACGCTCCTGGCCGCGCCGGCCATTCTCGCAATGACGCCGGCGATGGCGCAAGGGAGCAAGATCACGCTGGTCGTGCCGTTCCCGCCGGGCGGCTCGACCGACGCGATGGCGCGGCTGCTGCAGAGCAGCCTGCAAACCAAGCTCAATCGCATCGTCGTGGTGGAGAACAAGTCGGGCGCTGCCGGGGCGCTCGGCGCGGCGCAGGTCGCCAAGAGCCCGGCGGACGGCTCGACCTTCCTGGTCACGTTCGATTCCCATGCGGTGATCCCGTCGATCCTCGACAAGCCGCCGCTGGATGTCGAGCGCGAGCTGATGCCGGTGCTGCTGATCGGCACCGCGCCCTACGTGATCGCGGCCGGCGCCGACCGCCCCTACAAGAGCTTTGCCGACGTCGTGGCCGCCTGCAAGGCAACGCCGGGCGCGGTAAAATACGCCTCGGTCGGCATCGGCACGCTCGGCCATCTCGCCATGACGGTGCTCGGCAGCAAGGCCGGGGTCGAGATAACCCACGTGCCCTATCGCGGCGGCGGGCCGGCGATGAACGACGTGCTCGGCGGTCATGTCGATCTCATCGCGGGATCGGCGGCGCTGGTCGCCGCCCAGCTCGGCACCAACATGCTGCGGCCGATCCTGCAGCTCGGCCGCGAGCGGCTGGCGGCCCTGCCTGACACTCAGACCGCGATCGAGGCGGGCTTTCCCGATTTCGAGACGCTGGCCTGGTGGGGCATCTTCGCGCCCGCAGGCACGCCGCCCGACGTCGTCGCAGCCTTCGCGACCGCGTCCAAGGAGACCCTGAGCCAGCCTGCGACCGCCACCCAGCTGAAGGAGACGCAGCACATGACGCTGCTGCTCCAGGACGGCGCCGCCTTCAAGACCTTCTTCGACAAGCAGGTCGCCACTTGGGGCAAGGTGGTGAAGGACAACAATATCAGGGCGTAG
- a CDS encoding RraA family protein codes for MTITIAANSVPKPPAEIIEGFRDAPTSVISDNLARLPGAVGLKPYHRGAKLVGTAFTVRTRPGDNLAIHRALELVGPGDVIVVDGGGDETRALVGEIMKNIAQWRKSEGYVIDGAIRDVAAFAADDFPCYARAVIHRGPYKSGPGEINVPVSIGGSVIAPGDIVVGDEDGVVSFPAAGAAALLQAVRTQVAREEETLKAIREGHYKGSYGKS; via the coding sequence ATGACGATCACCATCGCCGCCAACAGCGTGCCGAAGCCGCCGGCCGAGATCATCGAGGGTTTTCGGGACGCGCCGACCTCGGTGATTTCAGACAATCTGGCCCGGCTGCCGGGCGCGGTCGGGCTGAAACCCTATCATCGCGGGGCTAAGCTGGTGGGCACGGCCTTCACCGTGCGCACCCGTCCGGGCGACAATCTCGCCATCCATCGTGCGCTCGAGCTGGTCGGTCCCGGCGACGTCATCGTGGTCGATGGCGGCGGCGACGAGACGCGGGCGCTGGTCGGCGAGATCATGAAGAACATCGCGCAATGGCGAAAGTCCGAAGGCTATGTGATCGACGGCGCCATTCGCGACGTCGCCGCGTTCGCGGCCGATGACTTTCCCTGCTACGCCCGCGCCGTGATCCATCGTGGTCCCTACAAGAGCGGGCCGGGCGAGATCAACGTGCCCGTGTCGATCGGCGGCAGCGTGATTGCGCCCGGCGACATCGTGGTCGGCGACGAGGACGGCGTGGTGTCGTTTCCCGCCGCGGGGGCCGCGGCGCTGCTGCAAGCCGTGCGGACCCAGGTCGCGCGCGAGGAGGAGACCCTGAAGGCGATCCGCGAGGGCCACTACAAGGGCTCTTACGGCAAGTCCTGA
- a CDS encoding YidB family protein, producing the protein MGLLDVLNGMQNGPRGPSTPSTEKSSGGMSPMTMALLGLLAWKAFKHFTGNQSGSAPQPSPAPAPPPVNAGRGGSLSDMLKGGLGGLVAGGAAGSILSGGLGDLLNQLQQGGHGDAANSWVGKGENKPIAPGDLASALGADQIDSLSAQSGLPREELLNGLSQYLPQVIDHLTPDGRLPTEDELSGRI; encoded by the coding sequence ATGGGTCTACTCGACGTCCTCAACGGCATGCAGAACGGCCCGCGCGGCCCCTCTACGCCGAGCACCGAGAAATCCTCCGGCGGCATGTCGCCGATGACCATGGCGCTGCTCGGCCTGCTCGCCTGGAAGGCATTCAAGCATTTCACCGGCAACCAGTCCGGCTCAGCACCCCAACCGTCGCCGGCGCCCGCGCCTCCGCCGGTGAACGCAGGCCGGGGCGGCAGTCTGAGCGACATGCTCAAGGGCGGCCTCGGCGGCTTGGTCGCCGGCGGCGCGGCCGGCAGCATCCTGAGCGGCGGGCTTGGCGATCTCCTCAACCAGCTGCAGCAGGGCGGTCACGGCGACGCCGCCAATTCCTGGGTCGGAAAGGGCGAGAACAAACCGATCGCGCCAGGCGATCTCGCCAGCGCGCTCGGCGCCGACCAGATCGACAGCCTATCCGCCCAAAGCGGCCTGCCGCGCGAGGAGCTGCTCAACGGCCTCAGCCAATATCTGCCGCAGGTGATCGATCATCTGACGCCGGATGGACGGCTGCCGACCGAGGACGAGCTCTCGGGCAGGATTTAA
- a CDS encoding acyl-CoA dehydrogenase family protein: MTAALRFDPIRLPEKCEQLRKEVRAFLAEEIAAGTFDPHKPNREDTDAPEFSRRVGAKGWLGMTWPKKYGGQERSFLERYVVTEEMRVANAPTRRFFVADRQSGPVLLKYAPEHIKMEILPRICRGEVCFAIGMSEPNSGSDLFAAKTRATKTDGGYLINGTKIWTSSAHIADYMIAIFRTSPPTKENRRHGLTQFLVKMKQPGIKVNPIGQITGQYEFNEVVFTDHFIPDDHVLGEVDGAWKQATSELAYERSGPERFLETYYVLTELVRAVGPNPDTRSAEGIGRLVAQLHTMRRMSVSVAGMLEAGKEPVVEASIVKDIGTVWEQQLPHRVRDLAAFVEETATNRETLERQLDFAIKTAPKLTIQGGTTEVLRGIIARGLGLR; encoded by the coding sequence ATGACCGCTGCGCTTCGTTTCGATCCGATCCGCCTGCCCGAAAAGTGCGAGCAATTGCGCAAGGAAGTCCGCGCTTTCCTCGCCGAGGAGATCGCTGCCGGCACCTTCGACCCGCACAAGCCCAACCGCGAGGACACCGACGCGCCTGAATTCTCCCGCCGGGTCGGCGCCAAGGGCTGGCTCGGCATGACCTGGCCGAAGAAATATGGCGGCCAGGAACGCTCCTTCCTCGAACGTTACGTCGTGACCGAGGAGATGCGCGTCGCCAACGCGCCGACGCGGCGCTTCTTCGTCGCCGACCGCCAGAGCGGACCGGTGCTGCTGAAATATGCGCCCGAGCACATCAAGATGGAGATCCTGCCGCGGATCTGCCGCGGCGAGGTCTGCTTTGCCATCGGCATGAGCGAGCCGAATTCCGGCTCCGACCTGTTCGCGGCGAAGACCCGCGCGACCAAGACCGACGGCGGCTATCTCATCAACGGCACCAAGATCTGGACCTCCTCGGCGCACATCGCCGATTACATGATCGCGATCTTCCGGACCTCGCCGCCGACCAAAGAAAACCGCCGCCACGGCCTGACCCAGTTCCTGGTCAAGATGAAGCAGCCGGGCATCAAGGTGAACCCGATCGGCCAGATCACCGGGCAGTACGAGTTCAACGAGGTCGTCTTCACCGATCACTTCATCCCTGACGACCACGTGCTCGGCGAGGTCGACGGTGCCTGGAAGCAGGCGACGAGCGAGCTCGCCTATGAGCGTTCGGGCCCCGAGCGTTTCCTCGAAACCTATTATGTGCTGACCGAGCTGGTGCGCGCGGTCGGCCCCAATCCGGACACGCGCAGCGCCGAAGGCATCGGCCGCCTGGTCGCGCAGCTCCACACCATGCGGCGGATGTCGGTCTCGGTGGCCGGCATGCTCGAGGCCGGCAAGGAGCCGGTGGTCGAGGCGTCCATCGTCAAGGACATCGGCACGGTCTGGGAGCAGCAGCTGCCGCACCGCGTGCGCGATCTCGCCGCCTTCGTCGAGGAGACCGCGACCAACCGCGAGACGCTGGAGCGGCAACTCGACTTCGCCATCAAGACCGCACCGAAACTCACCATCCAGGGCGGCACCACCGAGGTGCTGCGCGGCATCATCGCCCGCGGACTGGGCTTGCGCTAG
- a CDS encoding enoyl-CoA hydratase, translating into MNDMVLQKLEGGLLTITMNRPERKNALNPEMVVGLVEAARRAADDPEVRAVLFKGAGGSFCVGGDVKSMAAGRAPLPFEQKLANLRRGMEVSRILHQMPKPVVAQLDGAAAGAGLSMALSCDLRIASESCKITTAFAKVGFSGDYGGTYFLTQLLGSARARELYLMSPVLTAREAHAIGMVTKVVPDAEIDAAAHELALSLAQGPSIALGFIKRNINNAEHLALEDCFDGEAIHHTRCGDTEDHKEAAKAFVEKRKPTFKGA; encoded by the coding sequence GCGCTCAATCCGGAGATGGTGGTCGGGCTGGTCGAGGCGGCGCGCCGCGCGGCTGATGATCCCGAGGTGCGCGCCGTGCTGTTCAAGGGCGCCGGCGGCTCGTTCTGCGTCGGCGGCGACGTCAAGTCGATGGCGGCGGGCCGCGCGCCGCTGCCGTTCGAGCAGAAGCTTGCGAACCTGCGTCGCGGCATGGAGGTCTCGCGCATCCTGCACCAGATGCCCAAGCCCGTGGTGGCGCAGCTCGATGGCGCCGCGGCCGGCGCCGGCCTGTCGATGGCGCTGTCCTGCGACCTGCGCATCGCGTCGGAATCCTGCAAGATCACCACCGCCTTCGCCAAGGTCGGCTTCTCCGGCGACTACGGCGGCACCTATTTCCTCACCCAGCTGCTCGGCAGCGCGCGGGCACGCGAGCTCTATCTGATGTCGCCGGTGCTGACCGCGAGGGAAGCCCACGCGATCGGCATGGTGACCAAGGTGGTGCCCGACGCCGAGATCGACGCCGCCGCCCACGAGCTCGCGCTGTCGCTGGCGCAAGGGCCGTCGATCGCGCTCGGCTTCATCAAGCGCAACATCAACAATGCCGAGCATCTGGCGCTGGAGGATTGCTTCGACGGCGAGGCGATCCATCACACCCGCTGTGGCGACACCGAGGACCACAAGGAGGCCGCCAAGGCCTTCGTCGAGAAGCGCAAGCCGACCTTCAAGGGCGCATGA
- a CDS encoding dimethylsulfonioproprionate lyase family protein, with amino-acid sequence MSQKDEFHNIDDPSDGLFRELAAGVTTRIFSGEQAMLSVVTLAPHAQGTLHHHPEEQWGVLLDGSAIRVQGDEEIPVKKGDFWRSPGNVPHTMRAGPDGARVLDIFSPPRPEYKKAGSGFGTS; translated from the coding sequence GTGAGCCAGAAGGACGAATTCCACAACATCGACGATCCCAGCGACGGCCTCTTCCGCGAGCTCGCCGCCGGCGTGACCACGCGCATCTTCTCCGGCGAGCAGGCGATGCTGTCGGTGGTGACGCTGGCGCCGCATGCGCAAGGCACGCTGCACCATCATCCCGAGGAGCAATGGGGCGTGCTGCTGGACGGCTCCGCCATCCGCGTCCAGGGCGATGAGGAAATTCCGGTGAAAAAGGGCGATTTCTGGCGCTCGCCTGGCAACGTGCCGCACACCATGCGCGCCGGCCCGGATGGGGCCCGGGTGCTGGACATTTTCAGTCCGCCTCGGCCAGAATACAAGAAAGCGGGGTCGGGCTTCGGCACGAGCTGA
- a CDS encoding GlsB/YeaQ/YmgE family stress response membrane protein, whose product MSMGGLLWIIVVGFIAGLIARWLAPGPNNPSGFILTTILGIAGAFLATWIGQAIGHYSPDQGAGFIMATIGAVVVLFIWNRLVASGVIKG is encoded by the coding sequence ATGAGCATGGGCGGCCTGTTGTGGATCATCGTTGTCGGCTTCATTGCCGGCCTCATCGCGCGCTGGCTGGCGCCGGGGCCGAACAATCCGAGCGGCTTCATCCTCACCACCATCCTCGGCATCGCCGGCGCGTTTCTGGCGACCTGGATCGGCCAGGCCATCGGCCATTACAGCCCCGACCAGGGTGCCGGCTTCATCATGGCCACGATCGGCGCGGTGGTGGTGCTGTTCATCTGGAATCGGCTGGTGGCAAGCGGCGTCATCAAGGGGTGA
- a CDS encoding SDR family NAD(P)-dependent oxidoreductase → MAKDNLCAIVTGSASGLGAATAEILARSGARLVINYSSSQKEAEATADVCRKAGAAEVLVAQGDVSKDEDCRKIVAAASGWGRLDILVNNAGTTKHVAHADLDGLSAEDFQRVYGVNTIGPFQMVRAARGLLEAGAKASGRPSAVVNVSSVAGISGVGSSIAYAASKGALNTMTLSLSRALAPLIRVNTVCPGYIDTPWFTKGRGEAGAKQVRDSVVAKVPLKVASSAEDIAQLVCFLAMPASSNMTGEVVRMDAGMHLVT, encoded by the coding sequence ATGGCCAAGGACAATCTGTGCGCAATCGTGACGGGGTCTGCTTCCGGGCTCGGCGCGGCGACGGCCGAGATTCTCGCGCGCAGCGGGGCGCGGCTCGTCATCAACTATTCGTCGAGCCAGAAGGAGGCCGAGGCTACCGCGGACGTCTGCCGCAAGGCCGGCGCGGCGGAGGTGCTGGTCGCGCAGGGCGACGTTTCGAAGGATGAGGATTGCCGCAAGATCGTCGCGGCCGCCAGCGGCTGGGGCCGGCTCGACATCCTCGTCAACAATGCCGGCACCACCAAGCATGTCGCTCACGCCGATCTCGACGGATTGTCGGCTGAGGATTTCCAGCGGGTCTATGGCGTCAACACCATCGGCCCGTTCCAGATGGTGCGCGCCGCGCGCGGCCTGCTCGAGGCCGGCGCCAAAGCCTCGGGGCGGCCCTCCGCCGTGGTCAACGTGTCCTCGGTGGCCGGCATCAGCGGCGTCGGCTCGTCGATCGCCTATGCCGCCAGCAAGGGCGCGCTCAATACCATGACGCTGTCGCTGTCGCGCGCGCTGGCGCCGCTGATCCGCGTCAACACGGTGTGCCCCGGCTATATCGACACGCCCTGGTTCACCAAGGGCCGCGGCGAGGCCGGCGCCAAGCAGGTGCGCGACAGCGTGGTGGCGAAGGTGCCGCTGAAGGTCGCTTCGAGCGCCGAGGACATCGCGCAGCTGGTCTGCTTCCTGGCGATGCCGGCGTCCAGCAACATGACCGGCGAGGTCGTGCGCATGGACGCGGGGATGCATTTGGTGACGTGA
- a CDS encoding acyl-CoA dehydrogenase family protein, whose product MAESDNIVVETAEKIFADLADPQTINNDKKGAWQAPLWQALSEVGLPLSWVPDELGGSGASLADGFALLNAAGRFAVAVPLAETMLAGWLLAQAKIASPEGEMTVLPASPKDRISLDADGSLSGRARGVPFAKAAKHFAVLAHGKDGVAIALVDASKARIESGLNVGYDHSDTVTLDKVQPVTLKPAPKGVDQTHLMLMGGVARSLQIAGALESMLDISVRYSNERVAFEKKISKFQAVQHNLARLAGESAAALAAATSAADAIANAKVFDDEVYLEAASAKIRCAEAAEKGGAIAHQVHGAIGFTIEHILHRYSLRALAWRDDFGSESHWAVELGKLVANRGADELWPLVASR is encoded by the coding sequence GTGGCGGAGAGTGACAACATCGTCGTCGAGACCGCGGAGAAGATCTTCGCCGATCTCGCCGATCCGCAAACTATCAACAACGACAAGAAGGGTGCATGGCAGGCGCCGCTATGGCAGGCGCTGAGCGAGGTCGGCCTGCCATTGTCCTGGGTGCCCGATGAGCTCGGCGGCTCCGGCGCGAGCCTCGCCGACGGTTTTGCGCTGTTGAACGCCGCCGGCCGTTTCGCCGTCGCGGTTCCCCTGGCCGAGACCATGCTGGCGGGCTGGCTGCTGGCGCAGGCGAAGATCGCTTCCCCCGAGGGCGAGATGACGGTGCTGCCGGCTTCACCGAAGGACCGCATCAGCCTCGATGCCGACGGTTCGCTCTCCGGCCGCGCCCGCGGCGTGCCTTTTGCGAAGGCGGCGAAGCATTTCGCGGTGCTGGCGCATGGCAAGGATGGGGTCGCGATCGCGCTGGTCGACGCCAGCAAGGCGCGCATCGAATCCGGCCTCAATGTCGGCTACGACCACAGCGACACCGTGACGCTCGACAAGGTCCAGCCCGTCACGCTCAAGCCCGCGCCGAAGGGCGTTGACCAGACCCATCTGATGCTGATGGGCGGCGTTGCGCGCAGCCTGCAGATCGCGGGCGCACTGGAATCGATGCTCGACATCTCCGTGCGCTATTCCAACGAGCGTGTCGCCTTCGAGAAGAAGATCTCGAAATTCCAAGCCGTGCAGCACAATCTCGCGCGCCTCGCCGGCGAATCCGCCGCGGCGCTTGCGGCGGCGACGTCCGCGGCCGACGCCATCGCGAATGCCAAGGTCTTCGACGACGAGGTCTATCTCGAAGCGGCCTCCGCAAAGATCCGCTGCGCGGAAGCCGCGGAAAAGGGCGGCGCCATCGCGCATCAGGTGCATGGCGCGATCGGCTTCACCATCGAGCACATCCTGCACCGCTATTCGCTGCGGGCGCTGGCCTGGCGCGACGATTTCGGCTCGGAGAGCCATTGGGCCGTCGAGCTCGGCAAGCTGGTGGCAAACCGCGGCGCCGACGAATTGTGGCCGCTGGTGGCCTCGCGCTGA